One segment of Zhihengliuella halotolerans DNA contains the following:
- a CDS encoding SDR family oxidoreductase — translation MKQTAIITGGTGGMGLATARILGRDHRVVIADLNQRRLDEAVASLGEDGIEAHAVYCDITSRQSVADLFREAGSAGTLRAVVHAAGVSPQMGDAETMVSVNALGTIHVTEAALAVAVEGFALVNVASSAAHMAPRPLVPRRSYRLAFKDPARLASRLVARAGLAPHRLRSGLAYSLSKNFVMWYSQEMAGRFGARGARILSVSPGSFDTGMGRLENKSGSHKLLEYAALHRYGKPEEIGEVLAFCASDRPGYLTGIDILCDGGTKAGMDLKGMLSMTKGS, via the coding sequence ATGAAACAGACGGCGATCATCACCGGCGGCACCGGAGGCATGGGTCTGGCCACGGCGCGGATCCTGGGCCGCGACCATCGAGTCGTCATCGCCGACCTGAACCAGCGGCGGCTCGACGAGGCAGTCGCGTCGTTGGGCGAGGACGGCATCGAGGCCCACGCCGTCTACTGCGACATCACCAGCCGCCAGTCCGTCGCCGATCTGTTCCGCGAGGCCGGGTCCGCCGGCACCTTGCGAGCGGTCGTGCACGCGGCCGGGGTCAGCCCGCAGATGGGCGACGCCGAGACGATGGTCTCCGTCAACGCGCTGGGAACCATCCACGTCACCGAGGCGGCCCTGGCCGTCGCGGTCGAGGGATTCGCCCTGGTCAACGTCGCTTCCTCCGCAGCCCACATGGCGCCGCGGCCCCTGGTTCCGCGCCGCTCCTACCGGCTCGCGTTCAAGGATCCCGCGCGGCTGGCATCACGTCTCGTCGCACGCGCTGGCCTCGCACCGCATCGCCTGCGCTCCGGTCTCGCCTACTCTCTGAGCAAGAACTTCGTCATGTGGTACTCCCAGGAGATGGCGGGACGCTTCGGCGCCCGCGGCGCCCGCATCCTCTCGGTGTCGCCGGGCAGTTTCGACACCGGCATGGGCCGGCTGGAGAACAAGAGCGGATCGCACAAGCTCCTCGAATACGCCGCACTGCACCGCTACGGCAAGCCAGAGGAGATCGGTGAGGTCCTCGCCTTCTGCGCCAGCGACCGGCCCGGATACCTCACCGGGATCGACATCCTCTGCGACGGCGGGACGAAAGCCGGCATGGACCTCAAGGGCATGCTCTCGATGACCAAGGGCAGCTGA
- a CDS encoding carbohydrate ABC transporter permease, whose product MTATRPWWKTAVGLVLTALMLFPVYWMINVSLTETKDLRSSPPQLFPLDPTFEGYAAVFGQQLPALGTSLLIALGCVLLTVVIAAPAGYAIALLNLRGGRSLNFLLLVAQMIPGVVMAMGFYAIYVRLGLLNSVWGLILADSTIAVPFGVLLFTAFMSGLPKELLQAARIDGAGSWRVFTAIVLPMSRNSVLTVSLFAFLWAWSDFIFASTLSRNADLIPITLSIYSYIGNNTTQWNAIMATAVVASIPAAILLVVAQRYVAAGVTAGAVKD is encoded by the coding sequence ATGACCGCCACCCGCCCCTGGTGGAAGACGGCCGTCGGGCTCGTCCTGACCGCCCTGATGCTCTTCCCCGTCTACTGGATGATCAACGTCTCCCTGACCGAGACGAAGGACCTGCGCTCCAGCCCGCCGCAGCTGTTCCCGCTCGACCCGACGTTCGAGGGGTACGCGGCCGTGTTCGGGCAACAGCTCCCGGCCCTCGGCACGAGCCTGCTGATCGCGCTCGGCTGCGTGCTGCTCACGGTCGTGATCGCCGCCCCGGCCGGCTACGCGATCGCCCTGTTGAACCTGCGCGGCGGCCGCAGCCTGAACTTCCTGCTTCTGGTCGCGCAGATGATTCCGGGCGTCGTCATGGCGATGGGCTTCTACGCGATCTACGTGCGGCTCGGCCTGCTCAACTCCGTGTGGGGTCTCATCCTCGCCGACTCGACGATCGCGGTGCCGTTCGGCGTCCTGCTGTTCACCGCGTTCATGTCCGGCCTGCCGAAGGAGCTCCTGCAGGCGGCCCGGATCGACGGCGCCGGATCGTGGCGGGTCTTCACCGCGATCGTGCTGCCCATGAGCCGCAACTCGGTGCTGACGGTCTCGCTGTTCGCGTTCCTGTGGGCGTGGTCAGACTTCATCTTCGCCTCCACGCTCAGCCGCAACGCCGACCTGATCCCCATCACCCTGAGCATCTACTCGTACATCGGCAACAACACCACGCAGTGGAACGCGATCATGGCCACGGCCGTCGTCGCGTCGATCCCCGCCGCCATCCTCCTGGTGGTTGCCCAGCGCTATGTCGCCGCCGGCGTGACCGCCGGGGCAGTGAAGGACTGA
- a CDS encoding NAD(P)-dependent alcohol dehydrogenase, giving the protein MLTAKAYAAPSATEPLVPLTIERRDVGPKDVLIAIRYAGICHSDIHTVREEWGPITFPQVVGHEIVGEVTEVGSAVTKHAVGDRVGVGCMVNSCRECEQCRAGNEHYCLSGNTQTYASVDRDGTITQGGYSTHVVVDEDFVLTVPEALPYDAVAPLLCAGITTYSPLARWNAGPGSRVAVVGMGGLGHLGVKIAVAMGAEVTVLSRSESKKEDALAFGAARHVATGDDGALESLRGSFDLIINTVSAPLPMDAYLATLRPEGALVNVGAPPQPLPVSAFSLIIGGRSLAGSNIGSIRETQEMLDFCAEHGIAPETELISADRINDAYERVLNSDVRYRFVIDTATL; this is encoded by the coding sequence ATGCTCACCGCCAAGGCCTACGCCGCCCCCTCCGCCACCGAACCTCTCGTCCCGCTCACCATCGAGCGGCGCGACGTCGGACCGAAGGACGTGCTGATCGCCATCCGCTACGCCGGCATCTGCCACAGCGACATCCACACCGTGCGCGAGGAGTGGGGGCCCATCACGTTCCCGCAGGTCGTCGGCCACGAGATCGTCGGCGAGGTCACCGAGGTCGGTTCCGCAGTCACGAAACACGCCGTCGGCGACCGCGTCGGCGTCGGCTGCATGGTGAACTCCTGCCGCGAGTGCGAGCAGTGCCGCGCGGGCAACGAGCACTACTGCCTGAGCGGCAACACGCAGACCTACGCCTCCGTCGACCGCGACGGCACCATCACGCAGGGCGGCTACTCCACCCACGTCGTCGTCGACGAGGACTTCGTGCTCACGGTCCCCGAAGCCCTGCCGTACGACGCCGTCGCTCCCCTGCTGTGCGCGGGCATCACCACCTACTCCCCGCTCGCCCGGTGGAATGCCGGCCCGGGATCCCGCGTCGCCGTCGTCGGCATGGGCGGGCTCGGCCACCTGGGTGTGAAGATCGCCGTGGCCATGGGCGCCGAGGTGACGGTCCTGTCCCGCAGCGAGTCCAAGAAGGAAGACGCGCTCGCCTTCGGCGCCGCGCGGCACGTGGCCACCGGGGACGACGGCGCGCTCGAGTCCCTGCGCGGTTCGTTCGACTTGATCATCAACACGGTCAGCGCCCCGCTGCCCATGGACGCCTACCTGGCGACCCTGCGCCCCGAGGGCGCGCTCGTGAACGTCGGCGCCCCGCCGCAGCCGCTGCCGGTCTCGGCGTTCTCTCTGATCATCGGTGGCCGCTCGTTGGCTGGCTCCAACATCGGATCGATCCGCGAGACCCAGGAGATGCTGGACTTCTGCGCCGAGCACGGCATCGCCCCGGAGACCGAACTCATCTCCGCGGACCGCATCAACGACGCCTACGAGCGTGTGCTGAACAGCGACGTGCGCTACCGGTTCGTGATCGACACCGCGACCCTCTAG
- a CDS encoding class I SAM-dependent methyltransferase, with translation MTSDANQHTGPADGDAPSFDKDFWEEHWEDPERGGAAAPANPYVVAETRDLSPGRALDAGCGTGTEALALAATGWDVTGVDLSERAIATARERAAAGGAAGLTHWIAADLTVWEPERPLDLVMTNYAHASIPQLDLYRRIAEWVAPGGTLLIVGHLDHGGHGHDHDDAGDRHGEHSEEHDGDWPPAEATVTGDRIAGVLDPALWRIETVAEHTRTLPGHDGERTLRDVVVRATRHVGD, from the coding sequence ATGACCTCAGACGCGAACCAGCACACGGGCCCGGCGGACGGCGACGCGCCCTCCTTCGACAAGGACTTCTGGGAAGAGCACTGGGAGGATCCGGAGCGGGGCGGGGCCGCCGCGCCGGCGAACCCGTACGTGGTCGCCGAGACCCGGGATCTGTCGCCCGGCCGCGCCCTGGACGCCGGGTGCGGCACCGGGACCGAGGCCCTGGCCCTTGCGGCGACCGGCTGGGACGTCACGGGCGTCGACCTCTCCGAACGCGCGATCGCGACCGCGCGCGAACGGGCGGCCGCCGGCGGGGCCGCGGGGCTGACGCACTGGATCGCCGCGGACCTGACCGTATGGGAACCGGAACGGCCCCTGGACCTCGTCATGACCAACTACGCGCACGCTTCCATCCCGCAGCTGGACCTGTACCGGCGGATCGCCGAGTGGGTCGCTCCGGGCGGGACCCTGCTCATCGTGGGCCACCTCGACCACGGCGGCCACGGCCACGACCACGACGACGCCGGAGACCGCCACGGCGAGCACTCCGAGGAGCACGACGGCGACTGGCCGCCCGCCGAGGCCACCGTCACCGGCGACCGGATCGCCGGCGTGCTGGATCCCGCGCTCTGGCGGATCGAGACTGTCGCCGAGCACACCCGCACCCTGCCCGGGCACGACGGCGAGCGGACGCTGCGCGACGTCGTCGTCCGCGCCACCCGTCACGTGGGGGACTGA
- a CDS encoding glycoside hydrolase family 127 protein: MTDTTTRYDDDARGPHAPPPPPAPASAAARPVVPARGTRRGAGLGEVAFDAGGFWGDRQDVNAAATLAHCERWMEELGWLENFDRVARGERTVDRPGWQFSDSEVYKLMEAAAWESARSGDAGAEALFVRLADRVTAAQDDDGYLTTAFGHPGLEPRYSDLAMGHELYNMGHLLQAAVARLRTAGADDAFVAAGRRVAEHVCREFGAGGRDELCGHPEIEVALAEFGRATGEPRYVEQARIFIERRGHGRLPVRPLLAADYFQDDVPVRDAEALRGHAVRALYLTAGAVDVAVDTGDDGLLESLVRQWRRTVERRTYLTGGMGSRHQDEGFGDDFELPADRAYCETCAGVASIMVSWRLYLATGEAEYADLIERTLYNVVAASPSADGCAFFYANPLHLREAADPVEAAGVHMRAEGGLRAPWFDVSCCPTNVARTLASLQAYAVSVDGPAALSVLQYAAGNVSVELDDGRLAVSVATGYPHDGTVVLSVTDAPATPVTLRLRVPHWARRASLWSTTAAGGARRVDAAPGWAHVSQVLAAGDEIRLVLGDEPRLTWPDSRIDAVRGTVAVERGPLVLCLESPDLPAGMEIYGFVLDASAPPQPANDGASVRLLPRPGRDASGGRLPFGPCEDPADGTPAQRPDAPGGQPAEGGLEVRLIPYYRWAERGPSTMRVFLPAST, translated from the coding sequence GTGACCGACACCACCACCCGGTACGACGACGACGCCCGCGGCCCGCACGCACCGCCCCCGCCGCCCGCCCCTGCCAGTGCAGCTGCGCGCCCTGTCGTCCCCGCCCGCGGGACCCGTCGCGGCGCCGGTCTCGGCGAGGTCGCGTTCGACGCCGGCGGCTTCTGGGGCGACCGCCAGGACGTCAACGCCGCCGCGACGCTTGCGCACTGCGAGCGGTGGATGGAGGAGCTCGGGTGGCTCGAGAACTTCGACCGCGTCGCCCGCGGCGAGCGGACCGTCGACCGGCCCGGCTGGCAGTTCTCCGACTCCGAGGTCTACAAGCTGATGGAGGCCGCAGCGTGGGAATCGGCGCGCTCGGGCGACGCGGGCGCGGAGGCCCTCTTCGTCCGGCTCGCCGACCGCGTGACCGCAGCCCAGGACGACGACGGCTACCTCACCACGGCGTTCGGCCACCCCGGGCTCGAGCCCCGCTACTCGGACCTGGCCATGGGCCACGAGCTCTACAACATGGGGCACCTGCTCCAGGCCGCGGTCGCCCGCCTGCGCACGGCCGGGGCGGACGACGCGTTCGTCGCCGCCGGCCGCCGCGTCGCCGAGCACGTGTGCCGCGAGTTCGGCGCCGGCGGGCGGGACGAGTTGTGCGGTCACCCGGAGATCGAGGTCGCGCTCGCCGAGTTCGGGCGGGCGACCGGCGAGCCGCGCTACGTCGAGCAGGCACGGATCTTCATCGAGCGCCGGGGCCACGGCCGGCTGCCCGTGCGCCCCCTGCTGGCCGCCGACTACTTCCAGGACGATGTGCCCGTGCGCGATGCCGAGGCCCTGCGCGGGCACGCCGTGCGGGCCCTCTACCTGACGGCCGGCGCCGTCGACGTGGCCGTCGACACGGGCGACGACGGGCTGCTCGAGTCGCTCGTACGCCAGTGGCGCCGCACCGTCGAGCGGCGCACGTACCTGACGGGGGGCATGGGCTCGCGCCACCAGGACGAGGGCTTCGGCGACGACTTCGAGCTGCCGGCCGACCGGGCCTACTGCGAGACGTGCGCCGGCGTCGCCTCCATCATGGTCTCCTGGCGGCTCTACCTCGCGACGGGCGAGGCCGAGTACGCGGACCTGATCGAGCGCACGCTCTACAACGTCGTGGCGGCTTCGCCGAGCGCGGACGGGTGCGCCTTCTTCTACGCGAACCCGCTGCACCTGCGCGAAGCCGCCGACCCCGTCGAGGCCGCCGGCGTGCACATGCGCGCCGAGGGGGGCCTGCGCGCCCCCTGGTTCGACGTCTCGTGCTGCCCCACCAACGTCGCGCGCACGCTGGCCTCGCTGCAGGCCTACGCGGTCTCCGTCGACGGCCCGGCGGCCCTGAGCGTCCTGCAGTACGCCGCCGGCAACGTCTCCGTGGAACTCGACGACGGGCGGCTCGCGGTGAGCGTCGCGACCGGCTACCCCCACGACGGCACGGTGGTCCTCAGCGTCACCGACGCGCCTGCGACACCCGTGACGCTGCGGCTGCGCGTGCCGCACTGGGCGCGGCGCGCGTCCCTGTGGAGCACGACGGCGGCCGGCGGCGCCCGCCGCGTCGATGCCGCCCCGGGCTGGGCGCACGTCTCGCAGGTGCTCGCCGCGGGGGACGAGATCCGCCTCGTTTTGGGCGATGAGCCCCGGCTGACGTGGCCCGATTCGCGCATCGACGCGGTGCGCGGCACGGTCGCCGTCGAACGCGGTCCACTGGTGCTGTGTCTTGAGTCGCCGGACCTGCCGGCCGGTATGGAGATCTACGGCTTCGTGCTCGACGCGTCCGCCCCGCCGCAGCCCGCGAACGACGGGGCCTCGGTGCGACTGCTGCCGCGACCCGGGCGCGACGCGTCCGGCGGGCGCCTGCCGTTCGGTCCGTGCGAAGACCCGGCGGACGGCACGCCAGCGCAGCGACCGGACGCCCCGGGCGGGCAACCTGCGGAGGGCGGCCTCGAGGTGCGCCTGATCCCCTACTACCGGTGGGCCGAGCGTGGCCCGTCGACGATGCGGGTGTTCCTGCCCGCGTCCACCTAA
- a CDS encoding sugar ABC transporter substrate-binding protein — protein MNNRTVRRTLAAAAVVSVGVLAGCSSGGGDASSDTFTWWDPYPQHAEGSAWDERVQTCGEAAGVAIQRTPYDTTSLTNQALLAAQEGTSPDVILLDNPAVSTLAETGMLSTVGELGLDTSAVDANLLAAGEVDGETYGIPIGANTLALYYNAEILDEAGIDPASITDWESLTAALEQVDGAGHRGITFAGINTEEGSFQFLPWFWGSGADLAQLDSPEAVEALELWTGWLDAGYAPNSVIGNSQNTTWEEFLTGDFAFVENGTWQVNAAAEADFETGVIELPARDGGPAPAPTGGEFVVAPVQDDADRYETTREIVECMTTPEGFVETAETFAYYIPPTPEGQEAFLADHPELETWVAAVQAAKGRTSDNLGTDYPLISEQLWTAVQDALSGSKTPQQALEDAQRAAEAATAG, from the coding sequence ATGAACAACAGGACCGTTCGCAGAACACTCGCGGCCGCCGCCGTCGTCTCCGTCGGCGTCCTCGCCGGCTGCTCGTCGGGCGGCGGCGACGCCTCGTCCGACACCTTTACCTGGTGGGATCCGTACCCCCAGCACGCTGAAGGCTCGGCGTGGGACGAGCGCGTCCAGACGTGCGGCGAGGCCGCCGGCGTCGCCATCCAGCGCACCCCGTACGACACCACCTCGCTGACCAACCAGGCGCTGCTCGCCGCGCAGGAGGGCACCTCGCCCGACGTGATCCTGCTCGACAACCCGGCCGTCTCAACGCTCGCCGAGACCGGCATGCTCAGCACCGTCGGGGAGCTCGGCCTCGACACCTCGGCCGTCGACGCGAACCTGCTCGCCGCCGGCGAGGTCGACGGCGAGACCTACGGCATCCCGATCGGCGCCAACACCCTGGCGCTCTACTACAACGCCGAGATCCTCGACGAGGCCGGGATCGACCCGGCGTCGATCACGGACTGGGAGTCCCTGACGGCGGCGCTCGAGCAGGTCGACGGCGCGGGCCACCGGGGCATCACCTTCGCCGGCATCAACACGGAGGAGGGTTCGTTCCAGTTCCTGCCGTGGTTCTGGGGCTCCGGCGCCGACCTGGCGCAGCTCGACTCCCCGGAGGCGGTCGAGGCCCTCGAGCTGTGGACAGGGTGGCTGGACGCCGGCTACGCGCCCAACTCCGTGATCGGCAACTCCCAGAACACCACGTGGGAGGAGTTCCTGACGGGTGACTTCGCCTTCGTCGAGAACGGCACGTGGCAGGTCAACGCCGCCGCCGAGGCCGACTTCGAGACCGGCGTGATCGAGCTCCCGGCGCGCGACGGCGGCCCTGCACCCGCCCCGACCGGCGGCGAGTTCGTCGTCGCCCCCGTCCAGGACGACGCCGACCGCTACGAGACCACGCGGGAGATCGTCGAGTGCATGACGACGCCGGAGGGCTTCGTCGAGACGGCCGAGACCTTCGCCTACTACATCCCGCCGACGCCCGAGGGCCAGGAGGCCTTCCTGGCGGATCACCCGGAGCTCGAGACCTGGGTCGCGGCCGTGCAGGCCGCCAAGGGCCGCACGAGCGACAACCTCGGCACCGACTACCCGCTGATCTCCGAACAGCTCTGGACCGCCGTCCAGGACGCGCTCTCCGGTTCCAAGACGCCCCAGCAGGCGCTCGAGGACGCCCAGCGCGCCGCCGAAGCGGCCACGGCCGGATAA
- a CDS encoding carbohydrate ABC transporter permease, translating into MTTHSTSAPPAGSAATAPRSAAQTPGPTGRGTTAPTDRTPRRPTSGRWAAAAFAAPLVAYLLAFYAYPLLRSIDLSLHDYTIRAFVQGDAEFVGFANYAEVLSSELFGKALWNTAVFVIVSLAFQYAIGLALAVFFRSSFRLSGILRALFLVPWLLPLIVSGSTWAWMLNSDNGIVNSFLSAFGIGQINWLTSPDTAMAAVVIANIWLGIPFNLVILYSGLQNIPEDLYEAASLDGAGAWRKFTSITFPLLRPVSAITLLLGLVYTLKVVDIIWIMTAGGPANSTATLAIWSYREAFGTGQPDMSPAAAVGNLLIVIALVFGFVYLRVQQRQEKS; encoded by the coding sequence ATGACGACACATTCGACGAGCGCGCCCCCGGCGGGCTCGGCCGCTACCGCACCGCGATCCGCGGCGCAGACGCCCGGTCCAACCGGCCGCGGCACGACGGCGCCCACCGACAGAACGCCGCGGCGGCCGACGTCGGGCCGGTGGGCTGCCGCCGCCTTCGCCGCCCCGCTGGTGGCCTACCTGCTGGCGTTCTACGCCTACCCGCTGCTGCGCAGCATCGACCTCAGCCTGCACGACTACACGATTCGAGCGTTCGTCCAGGGCGACGCCGAGTTCGTCGGCTTCGCGAACTACGCGGAGGTCCTCTCCTCCGAGCTCTTCGGCAAGGCCCTCTGGAACACGGCCGTGTTCGTGATCGTCTCGCTGGCCTTCCAGTACGCGATCGGCTTGGCCCTCGCGGTCTTCTTCCGGTCCAGCTTCCGGCTCTCCGGCATCCTGCGCGCTCTCTTCCTCGTCCCGTGGCTGCTGCCGCTCATCGTCTCCGGCTCCACGTGGGCCTGGATGCTCAACAGCGACAACGGGATCGTCAACTCCTTCCTCTCCGCGTTCGGCATCGGACAGATCAACTGGCTGACCTCGCCGGACACGGCAATGGCCGCCGTCGTCATCGCCAACATCTGGCTCGGCATCCCCTTCAACCTGGTGATCCTCTACTCGGGCCTGCAGAACATCCCGGAGGACCTCTACGAGGCGGCCTCCCTCGACGGGGCCGGCGCGTGGCGGAAGTTCACGTCCATCACGTTCCCCCTGCTGCGCCCGGTCTCCGCGATCACCCTGCTGCTCGGCCTCGTCTACACGCTCAAGGTCGTGGACATCATCTGGATCATGACGGCCGGCGGACCGGCGAACTCGACTGCCACGCTGGCCATCTGGTCCTACCGGGAGGCCTTCGGCACCGGCCAGCCGGACATGTCCCCGGCCGCCGCCGTCGGCAACCTGCTCATCGTCATCGCACTGGTCTTCGGGTTCGTGTACCTGCGCGTGCAGCAACGTCAGGAGAAGTCATGA
- a CDS encoding LacI family DNA-binding transcriptional regulator, with protein MATIGDVARVAGVSRSTASYALSGKRSISPAVRQRVQAAVAELGYTPNAGARALATSQTNVLGLLARFLDDEFAPAMLEYILGVTHMARRLGYDTLLVSEEDGVRALHRLARSRKVDGFVLLNVAENDQRLAALEEVGHPAALVGLPGGDAGVDVFDLDFEAGGRLMVDRMHGLGHRELILVSQPEHVLERGGAYVWRLANAVRDRAEALGVRVHAYHGAAAQPDIGADLTRFLDAHPHATGLLLNNEAAAAALPSVLGARGLSAPGDLSVIGRYSDDFARTFSLPFSAIDSAADRLGRSAVERLVGRISGQIPAAEAATVELLPPMIIDRGSLAPPRSDP; from the coding sequence ATGGCGACCATCGGCGACGTGGCCCGCGTGGCGGGAGTCTCGCGCAGCACGGCCTCCTATGCGCTCTCCGGCAAGCGTTCGATCTCCCCGGCGGTGCGCCAGCGCGTTCAGGCGGCGGTCGCCGAGCTCGGCTACACGCCGAACGCCGGTGCCCGCGCCCTGGCCACCTCGCAGACGAACGTGCTCGGGCTTCTCGCCCGGTTCCTCGACGACGAGTTCGCCCCGGCCATGCTGGAGTACATCCTGGGTGTGACTCACATGGCCCGCCGCCTGGGCTACGACACGCTGCTCGTCTCGGAGGAGGACGGCGTGCGCGCCCTGCACAGGCTCGCCCGCTCACGCAAGGTCGACGGGTTCGTCCTGCTCAACGTGGCCGAGAACGATCAGCGCCTGGCCGCCTTGGAAGAGGTCGGGCATCCAGCGGCTCTGGTCGGGTTGCCGGGCGGCGACGCGGGGGTCGACGTGTTCGACCTCGACTTCGAGGCCGGCGGCCGACTCATGGTCGACCGCATGCACGGGCTCGGCCACCGGGAGCTCATCCTGGTCTCGCAGCCCGAGCACGTACTCGAGCGCGGGGGAGCGTACGTGTGGCGGCTGGCGAATGCCGTCCGCGACCGCGCCGAGGCCCTGGGGGTCCGCGTGCACGCCTACCACGGTGCCGCGGCCCAGCCCGATATCGGTGCCGACCTGACCCGCTTCCTCGACGCGCACCCGCACGCGACTGGGCTGCTGCTCAACAACGAAGCGGCGGCCGCCGCGCTGCCCAGCGTCCTCGGCGCCCGAGGGCTGTCCGCTCCGGGCGACCTGTCCGTGATCGGCCGCTACTCCGACGACTTCGCCCGCACGTTCTCGCTGCCGTTCTCCGCGATCGACAGCGCCGCCGACCGGCTGGGACGTTCCGCCGTGGAACGCCTTGTCGGACGGATCTCCGGGCAGATCCCGGCCGCCGAGGCGGCCACCGTGGAACTGCTCCCGCCGATGATCATCGACCGCGGCAGCCTCGCGCCACCTCGGTCCGACCCCTGA
- the poxB gene encoding ubiquinone-dependent pyruvate dehydrogenase: MVTVAENMVSTLSANGIERVYGLPGDSLNGFTDALRKDGTIDWVHVRHEEAAAFAAAAEAEVTGELTVCAGSCGPGNLHLINGLYDAQRSRVPVLAIAAHLPTPEIGSNYFQETHPQELFRECSVYVEYVAHPSQMPRLLEIAMRTAIEKRGVAVLVIPGDVALAEAQTDRNTVIARARPVVVPSETELDRAAELLDAGGKTTILAGAGVAGAHAELLAVADKLGAPIVHALRGKEHIEYDNPYDVGMTGLLGFSSGYRAMEDADTLLMIGTDFPYQQFYPEDATTIQIDLRGEQLGRRHPVDLGLVGDSRATLEALLPRLQGTADRKHLDAARRHYAKTREKLDDLAVPSRGKAAIHPQYLARLLDEQATDDAVFLPDVGSPVVWASRYLTMNGKRRLIGSFSHGTMANALPQAIGVQAAAPERQVIAMSGDGGLSMLFGELITLVQNKLPVKVVVFNNSSLNFVELEMKAAGFMTYATGLDNPDFGAVANALGIWGKRVESSRKLPQAVKEFLAVDGPAVLDVRTERQELSMPPAITAEQVKGFTLYAIRTVMSGRGDELLELAKTNLRQLF, translated from the coding sequence ATGGTCACGGTCGCAGAGAACATGGTCAGCACGCTGAGCGCCAACGGCATCGAGCGGGTCTACGGACTGCCGGGCGACTCGCTCAACGGTTTCACGGACGCGCTGCGCAAAGACGGCACGATCGACTGGGTGCACGTGCGGCACGAGGAGGCGGCCGCGTTCGCCGCGGCCGCCGAGGCCGAGGTCACCGGGGAGCTGACGGTCTGCGCCGGCTCCTGCGGGCCTGGCAACCTGCACCTGATCAACGGGCTCTACGACGCCCAGCGCTCGCGCGTGCCCGTGCTCGCGATCGCCGCGCACCTGCCCACGCCGGAGATCGGGTCGAATTACTTCCAGGAGACGCACCCGCAGGAGCTCTTCCGCGAGTGCAGCGTCTACGTCGAGTACGTCGCGCACCCCTCGCAGATGCCGCGGCTGCTGGAGATCGCGATGCGCACGGCGATCGAGAAGCGCGGGGTCGCGGTCCTCGTGATCCCGGGCGACGTCGCCCTGGCCGAGGCCCAGACGGACCGGAACACGGTCATCGCCCGGGCCCGCCCCGTCGTCGTACCGTCCGAGACCGAGCTGGACCGGGCCGCCGAGCTGCTCGACGCCGGCGGGAAGACCACGATCCTCGCCGGAGCCGGCGTCGCCGGCGCCCACGCCGAGCTGCTGGCCGTGGCCGACAAGCTGGGCGCGCCGATCGTGCACGCCCTCCGCGGCAAGGAGCACATCGAATACGACAACCCGTACGACGTCGGGATGACCGGGCTGCTCGGCTTCTCCTCCGGGTACCGGGCGATGGAGGACGCGGACACCCTCCTGATGATCGGCACCGACTTCCCGTACCAGCAGTTCTACCCCGAGGACGCGACGACGATCCAGATCGACCTGCGCGGCGAGCAGCTGGGACGGCGCCACCCCGTGGACCTGGGCCTCGTGGGCGACAGCCGCGCGACCCTCGAGGCGCTGCTGCCGCGGCTCCAGGGCACCGCGGACCGCAAGCACCTCGACGCCGCCCGCCGCCACTACGCCAAGACGCGCGAGAAGCTCGACGACCTCGCCGTGCCGAGCCGCGGCAAGGCCGCCATCCACCCGCAGTACCTGGCCCGGCTGCTCGACGAGCAGGCCACCGACGACGCCGTCTTTCTGCCCGACGTCGGCTCCCCCGTGGTGTGGGCCTCGCGCTACCTGACGATGAACGGGAAGCGCCGGCTCATCGGCTCGTTCAGCCACGGGACCATGGCCAACGCGCTGCCGCAGGCGATCGGCGTGCAGGCCGCTGCGCCGGAGCGGCAGGTGATCGCGATGTCCGGCGACGGCGGGCTGAGCATGCTCTTCGGCGAGCTCATCACGCTGGTGCAGAACAAGCTGCCCGTGAAGGTCGTGGTCTTCAACAACTCCTCGCTGAACTTCGTCGAGCTGGAGATGAAGGCCGCCGGCTTCATGACTTACGCGACCGGTCTGGACAACCCGGACTTCGGCGCCGTCGCGAACGCGCTGGGGATCTGGGGCAAGCGTGTAGAGTCATCGCGCAAGCTGCCGCAGGCGGTGAAGGAGTTCCTCGCCGTCGACGGCCCGGCCGTGCTCGACGTGCGGACCGAACGGCAGGAGCTCTCCATGCCGCCGGCCATCACCGCGGAACAGGTCAAGGGCTTCACGCTCTACGCGATCCGCACCGTCATGTCGGGCCGCGGCGACGAGTTGCTCGAGCTGGCCAAGACCAACCTGCGCCAGCTTTTCTAG